A genome region from Tursiops truncatus isolate mTurTru1 chromosome 15, mTurTru1.mat.Y, whole genome shotgun sequence includes the following:
- the ALKBH4 gene encoding alpha-ketoglutarate-dependent dioxygenase alkB homolog 4 isoform X2, protein MNPEDVMLSEISQSEDILYDSTYVKPPKSSNSQKQKRMKTHRFIYYADTGWAVGAEESDFEGWAFPFPGVTLIEDFVTPAEEAEMVRLMDRDPWKLSQSGRRKQDYGPKVNFRKQKLKTAGFRGLPSFSREVVRRMGLYPVLEDFRPVEQCNLDYCPERGSAIDPHLDDTWLWGERLVSLNLLSPTVLSMSREAPGSLLLCLAPSGFPQAPVEGATAPGRSVPCREVEVAVPLPRRALLVLTRAARHQWKHAIHRRHIGARRVSATFRELSAEFGPSGRQRELGQELLQTSLSFQGRPT, encoded by the exons ccacttatgtaaaGCCTCCAAAGTcgtcaaattcacagaaacagaaaagaatg AAAACACACCGGTTCATTTACTACGCCGACACCGGCTGGGCTGTGGGGGCCGAGGAGTCCGACTTTGAAGGCTGGGCCTTCCCCTTCCCAGGCGTGACACTGATCGAGGACTTTGTGACCCCAGCGGAAGAAGCTGAGATGGTACGGCTGATGGACCGCGACCCCTGGAAGCTCTCACAGTCCGGGCGGAGGAAGCAG GACTACGGCCCCAAAGTCAACTTTCGGAAACAGAAGCTAAAGACCGCCGGCTTCCGGGGCCTCCCCAGCTTCAGCCGGGAGGTGGTGCGGAGAATGGGCCTCTACCCCGTCCTGGAGGACTTCCGGCCCGTGGAGCAGTGTAACCTGGACTACTGCCCGGAGCGGGGCTCGGCCATCGACCCCCATCTGGACGACACCTGGCTGTGGGGGGAGCGGCTGGTGAGCCTCAACCTGCTGTCCCCCACTGTGCTGTCCATGTCCCGGGAGGCGCCCGGCAGCCTGCTGCTCTGCCTGGCCCCGTCCGGCTTCCCGCAGGCCCCGGTGGAAGGCGCGACAGCCCCCGGCAGGTCTGTCCCGTGCCGGGAGGTGGAGGTGGCTGTCCCCTTGCCCCGCCGCGCTCTGCTGGTGCTCACGCGAGCCGCGCGGCACCAGTGGAAGCATGCCATCCACCGCAGGCACATCGGGGCCCGCCGCGTGAGCGCCACCTTCAGGGAGCTGTCAGCCGAGTTTGGCCCCAGCGGGAGGCAGCGGGAACTGGGGCAGGAGCTCCTGCAAACCTCGCTCTCCTTTCAGGGGAGACCCACGTGA